Proteins encoded by one window of Flagellimonas lutaonensis:
- a CDS encoding lipocalin family protein: MSKPSLLLYPRKFNLILILFTLSFISCSKDDNGTEGDAFYSGALQSATMSSLEGTWSIFEVESDGNRVEVPPTTQDCGRDFFNFSSENRYSEFLFTNSLCTPETNNYNVNLDNGVVTLTDQFGQSEELVIVELTSERLNFKVQFDIDEDGTLDILTFYARRYTPPAEMDIYSPTFIHNNTVDHLDKIRMSWMPYKGYNQFSRYEIYRSAGDCDKTQAELIATLDSPDIEFFIDENPVVNSNLCYYFRVYTDQGLLGESEMVSVDTGDLEVSPVTLSEPVVGSESISLNWTKYSGRYFSHYEVTARNYQSGSGYGYQEVTVASINDIETLEYVDNDPPYFLNPVYTVYAIDIFGNKSLGTIEEVHSWQVNFGRNELLKLDFIRKLAIDPDETIVYLYGRESGTQELNIIRYNYNTHSIEATSNLPPTSHTDVDMKVIESEEGKEILFAQGSSINVYEATSLNFKYEMRVVGLYPRFEDFVYLSNNLWVFTDDDDVFTCSRNGKDLNLIESEIHFDAHQSSNNYQIIELDNNQVLVGHSNEPNSLRFTIDVDGFLTNRTSVPIPILSDWEKETFFNANQNYIINLVEGRIYSMTDYSIIDTFSEPDFSYGISKDGNLILGSKNDPDERVDLSNSVHEKKVYINNRASLTVEEYLTKGYPHFIFENHLGEIVSISSGLLRSRLDSGMPAPDFFIELVE; the protein is encoded by the coding sequence ATGAGCAAACCCTCTCTTTTGCTATATCCCAGAAAATTTAATCTAATTTTAATTTTGTTCACCTTATCCTTTATTAGTTGTTCGAAGGATGATAATGGAACCGAAGGTGATGCCTTTTACTCGGGTGCCTTGCAATCTGCAACCATGTCATCCCTTGAAGGTACTTGGTCTATTTTTGAGGTAGAATCGGATGGTAATAGAGTTGAAGTGCCTCCAACCACTCAAGATTGTGGAAGGGATTTTTTCAATTTTAGTTCCGAGAATCGATATTCAGAATTCTTATTTACCAATAGTTTGTGTACCCCGGAAACAAACAATTACAATGTAAACCTAGACAACGGTGTGGTAACCCTCACTGACCAATTTGGACAAAGTGAAGAATTGGTAATTGTTGAATTGACATCGGAAAGATTAAACTTTAAAGTTCAGTTTGATATTGATGAGGATGGGACTTTGGACATTTTGACCTTCTATGCTAGAAGATATACCCCACCCGCTGAAATGGACATATATTCCCCAACCTTCATCCACAATAATACCGTAGACCACTTGGATAAGATACGTATGAGTTGGATGCCCTATAAAGGATATAATCAATTCAGCAGATATGAAATCTATCGAAGTGCAGGAGATTGTGATAAAACGCAGGCTGAACTTATAGCAACCTTGGATTCGCCAGACATTGAATTTTTTATCGATGAAAACCCTGTTGTCAATAGTAATCTTTGTTATTATTTCAGGGTTTACACCGATCAGGGCTTGCTAGGAGAAAGCGAAATGGTATCAGTTGATACGGGAGATTTGGAGGTTTCCCCGGTTACATTATCCGAGCCTGTCGTTGGAAGTGAATCAATCAGCCTTAATTGGACGAAATATTCTGGTCGCTATTTTTCACACTACGAGGTGACAGCTCGCAATTACCAAAGTGGCTCGGGATATGGTTATCAAGAAGTAACCGTAGCAAGCATAAATGATATTGAAACATTGGAGTATGTTGATAATGACCCACCATACTTCTTAAATCCAGTATATACTGTATACGCTATTGATATTTTCGGAAACAAAAGTCTTGGAACAATTGAAGAAGTACACAGTTGGCAAGTAAATTTTGGGCGAAATGAATTACTAAAGCTCGATTTTATAAGAAAACTTGCTATTGACCCTGATGAGACCATAGTATATTTATATGGCAGGGAAAGCGGTACTCAAGAACTGAACATCATCCGATACAATTATAATACGCATAGCATTGAAGCAACATCTAATTTACCCCCTACTTCACACACGGATGTCGACATGAAGGTCATTGAGTCGGAAGAAGGCAAGGAAATTTTATTTGCCCAAGGAAGCAGTATTAATGTCTATGAAGCCACTTCCTTGAATTTTAAGTATGAAATGAGGGTGGTTGGGCTTTATCCTCGTTTTGAGGATTTTGTTTACCTAAGTAATAATTTATGGGTGTTTACCGATGACGATGATGTGTTTACATGCAGCAGAAATGGTAAAGATTTGAACCTTATAGAAAGTGAAATCCATTTTGATGCACACCAATCTTCCAATAACTATCAAATTATTGAATTGGACAATAACCAAGTGCTTGTTGGGCATTCCAATGAACCCAATAGTTTAAGGTTTACAATTGATGTAGATGGCTTTCTAACCAATCGAACCTCTGTGCCAATACCCATTTTATCTGATTGGGAAAAGGAAACATTTTTTAACGCCAATCAAAATTATATTATCAATTTGGTTGAAGGGCGGATATATTCAATGACAGACTATTCTATAATTGACACTTTTTCAGAGCCTGATTTTTCTTATGGAATCAGCAAAGATGGAAATTTGATTTTGGGATCCAAAAACGACCCAGATGAAAGGGTTGATCTTTCGAATTCGGTTCATGAGAAAAAAGTCTACATAAATAACAGGGCTTCGCTAACAGTAGAGGAATATTTAACTAAGGGTTATCCACATTTCATATTTGAAAACCATCTAGGTGAGATTGTAAGCATTTCTTCAGGGTTATTGCGATCGCGTCTAGATTCTGGTATGCCAGCTCCAGATTTTTTTATTGAACTTGTGGAATAA
- a CDS encoding Fic family protein — translation MRYNWQQKDWPNFQYQTTDVENKLFDFAQRTGRISGVLEGLSETEQTEAIINLMVSEAIKTSEIEGEYLSRNDVMSSIRRNLGLNPELPLTKDKRAEGVAELMLAVRNNFKKPLTSQMLFDWHTMLMKGNNQIQIGQWRTHEEPMQIVSGGMGREMVHFEAPPSKRVSTEMSGFIKWFNASQGEIKKPILRAAIAHLYFETIHPFEDGNGRIGRAVAEKALSQRIGRPVLFSLSKSIEENKKAYYDALQRAQRSNEITDWINYFVQTVLDAQIDAEQEIEFTLKKTRFFDQHKDELNERQQKVVRRMLEEGHQGFEGGMNSRKYISLVRTSKATATRDLQDLVAKGIFRPIGGGRSTRYEINI, via the coding sequence ATGCGCTATAATTGGCAACAAAAAGACTGGCCCAATTTTCAATATCAAACTACCGATGTTGAAAATAAACTCTTTGATTTTGCCCAACGTACGGGGCGAATTAGTGGTGTATTGGAGGGGCTATCAGAAACCGAGCAAACGGAGGCCATAATTAACCTTATGGTTTCAGAGGCCATAAAGACCTCTGAGATTGAAGGCGAGTATTTGAGTCGAAATGATGTGATGTCCTCCATTCGAAGAAACTTAGGGCTTAACCCAGAATTACCATTGACTAAAGACAAAAGAGCTGAAGGGGTGGCTGAATTGATGCTTGCCGTCCGTAATAATTTTAAAAAACCACTCACTAGTCAAATGTTATTCGATTGGCATACAATGCTAATGAAGGGCAACAATCAAATCCAAATAGGCCAATGGCGTACCCATGAAGAACCCATGCAAATCGTTTCTGGGGGTATGGGCAGGGAGATGGTCCACTTTGAAGCCCCTCCTTCTAAAAGGGTTTCTACCGAAATGAGTGGTTTTATCAAGTGGTTTAACGCCTCACAAGGCGAAATCAAGAAGCCCATTTTAAGAGCTGCCATTGCTCATTTGTATTTTGAAACCATACACCCTTTTGAAGATGGCAATGGTAGAATTGGCCGAGCAGTAGCGGAAAAAGCACTTTCGCAACGAATCGGTCGCCCCGTGCTGTTCAGTTTGTCCAAATCCATTGAGGAAAATAAAAAAGCCTATTACGATGCTTTGCAAAGGGCGCAGCGTTCCAATGAAATCACGGATTGGATAAACTACTTTGTCCAAACTGTTTTGGATGCCCAAATCGATGCCGAGCAAGAAATCGAATTCACTTTGAAAAAGACCAGGTTCTTTGACCAGCATAAAGATGAACTCAATGAGCGTCAACAAAAAGTCGTTCGCAGAATGTTGGAGGAAGGCCATCAGGGTTTTGAGGGGGGCATGAACTCCCGTAAATATATTTCTCTTGTGAGAACTTCCAAAGCAACAGCCACAAGGGATTTGCAAGACTTGGTGGCAAAAGGAATTTTTAGGCCTATTGGGGGTGGGCGAAGTACGCGATATGAAATCAATATTTGA